AGCAAAGTGACCCAGGTGAGTAAGCCTGATGCAGTTGTGTGCATGCTAGTGAACTACTAGActcaaaatacatacatacaagatGCATAGAATAATTATACATTCGTAAGTCTGGGAATTTTATGCCTAAAAACTGTGTATTAATAACCAAAAACAAACTAATGAAATAATGAAGAACATAAGCATATACTTTAATGTTTAGGTGTGACTGGCGTCCTGTATTTAAtgacagtgttttatttattattctgtgtttgtaaccctttaaaaaatgttatatgtGTTAGTAGTGCAACTTTTGATGCATGTAGCCCAAGCTTTACATTTTATGCATGCTTATGAGTCAAACTTCTTCCCTCTTTTTTGATTAAGCTATGCCACAtacatttatctattttattttattttatttatctattttattgtatattgttttattattgtcttGAGCAACTAATTCAAGTACATATgtaagcacattattattattattattatttattttttttaccagagcctTAGCAGTATGGTAGTTAAACTGGTACATTAAATCATAGGTGTAAAGTCTTATATGAAGTTCAGAAACTAATAATGTTTTTTGGACCGTGTTCAGGCACTATTGTAGGACAAGTGAATGCAACAGATAGGGATGAGCCCAACACTCCCCACACCAAAATCAGGTACACTCTAATAAATGGCACGGACCTTTTCAACATCAATCCTTTCAGTGGAGTTATAACTACCAAAACCAACACACTGGACAGAGAGGTATGTCCGGCCTACATGTCATTGACACATTACACATCAAGATTACATCAGCATAATTATGTAGATAGAATTTCAGTGTataatgacaaaataataatacacataAAATTCATAAAGTACCTTTAATGCTTGATTTTCCAGCACAtgctgtatatgtgtatgtgattTGCATTTAAGGTATTttgaataattgttttatttgatgtATAGAATAACTGTACATGTTGTAAAATGGCATTAAAATgataacatttaaacacattttttttcctcagacTCAGGACAGATACATTGTTAAAGTAGAGATCAGAGACATGGGTGGAGCATCAGATGGACTTTTCAGTCAAGGTTTGGCTTCGATCTCTCTGGGTGACATCAATGATAATCCACCTATCTTCAAAGAAAAAGcggtatgtttttttattaataatatttatttatttatttacttatttatttatagtttaacaCACAGTGTTTCTTATAATTGTGGCAAATGTGTATGGAAATTCTGTATTAAACATAGTTAAGATCCCTTACTTGTTACTGAAAGCATAAGCAGGATATCTGCAGGTCCATAAAAAGTCttataatatatcatataataaatataatattttgtctttaatgttttaaattaatcTCCTAAAGGTCTTAAAATGCCACTGGCAGAAAATTTAACTTtggtattattttttatgtattgcaATTTTCAGTTTCCAAATTTGACATACAAGTTAGCTTACAGTTTTGGTAGAACCAATGCAATTATTTATGGCTCAGGGGGTGATATTTTCAGGTAAGCTAATTACTCACCTTTATCTTGTACTGTAGAAATGGCAAAATCATAAGCAAAAAGGTTAAACAAGCCCAGTTTTGCACTGGACCGTATTTTCAGTGTATGAGAAgttgtgtgcaaaaaaaaaaatcattatacaaAAGTCAGTGTAAATTTATGCTTATTTGAAATATTGGTTTGTAGTAAAAAGCACACAAATCACATGTTTACTGTACAgtctgttaataataataataataataataataataataataataataataataataataataataatgtgtttgcTATTGTCTTTTAAGAGTGGTCCTAATTTTATATTTGAGTTTTATTTAAACGCCATAAAATAAATTTTCTTGTACAGACAGCCTGTAAAGGTTGTAAAAAGAAGTTAGTAGAGCAGGTGTTGGCATGTCAAAATACTGTTAATAAACCTCTGTGTTCTAATCTATTTGGACAGCTACACTGAGTTCTTTGCAACACTAAAACAGTTGTTTGGTTGCAACCTTCTATTCTAAACCAGCACCATTGTAACAGTATAGCCCAAGGGCCTCTGACACTCATCTATCAATCATGCAGTGTGAGAGTGGGTTCCTGTAATTTATTACCGTGTTTTGTGTTTGTGGAACAGTACAAGGCTCAGGTCCAGGAGAACCAGGCAAATGTGTTGGTCCTTAGAATCCCAGTAGAGGATAAGGACCTACAAGGAACTCCGAACTGGAAAGCAGTGTATGAGATCACCAAGGGCAATGAGACTGGAAACTTCTGGATCAAGACTGACCCCACCACCAATGAAGGGCTTCTCTACGTCACAAAGGTAGGACAGAGGGGATGAGTGTGGGGGAGGTGCAGAGAAAGAATTTGGGGTGGAAAAAAGTGTGTAGAAAGTCATTGTTTTAGAAACTAGGATTAGTGgttttaaaaccaaacagatCTTCACCTCTTTGACCCTCATAAATTCAGCAACGACAGGATTCAACCTTTGTATTTACAGACAGGATTTAACCTCTGTTGGTAATAATAGCCTACAAAAAGGAATAGATGGGACCTAAATTTCAGGTTAACATTCAGCAAACACTCAATAGttctaatgttttacagtgtttaaaaagctGACACAGCTTACACAGTTGTAAcaaaaataattgtatatattttctgtTAAATTTGATGATATactttaaacataattaaaacactGATACCAACATTTGAATAGTATTGTATATTTAGCATCAGGATGCAGTTTTCTTTTGTTGTCCTGAAACTGTACTGGAGCTGAAGCTCTGGTAACGCTCTGAATACATTATTTATAGCAGTGTTACACTGCTGGCATGGTATCTATGAGCAGGGTGTGAGAGATAGGCTGAGTGCTGGTCTGACGTGTTCTTGTGTGTCTCAGACACAGCGACTGACTGCAGGCACACCCTGCTCAAAGACCAACAAGCAGGCACAGGTAGAGCTTACCAATGCCTCTCTCTATTTAGAGAGAAATCCCATCCATCACATTAGTGAAACATTTCAGTtgttgattttgtataaaatggaTTAACTGTCGTGTCGTAATTGTTTTTATTGAGTTTTGTATGAGAAAGAGAATAAGTTTAAAGCTTCTCTAAACATTtatgtattattgttattgtattaAATTTGGTGTATTTtacatatagagctctggaaaaaaatgtagagaccactttagtttctggatcagtttctctgattttcctattaATAAGTATGAagtaaaatgagaaatagctgaaataacaaaaagatgcagaactttcagatcttaaaaatgcaaagaaaacaaattcatatccaaaaagtttaaagagttaaaaaatcaatatttggtggaataacacttcttttaatcacagttttcatgcatcttggcatgttttcttccaccagtcttacacattgcttttagataactttatgccttctggtgcaaaaaaaattcaagcagttcagtttggtttgatggcttgtgatcatcgatctTCCTCTTTGTTCtgttccagagcttttcaatttggtaaaatcaaagaaactcatcatctttaagtggtctctttttttttccagagctgtataataaccATATAACCAAATAACCATATCATCCTTTTGAAAGACATCAGTTATTTTTTTACGattgtaaattatttaattttaaatggcTTTAtcagtgaaaaaatatatacattatctcCTAAAAATGCctatcacatttttgtaaatattttattatacctttTCGTGGGACAACCCTGAAGAAATTaaactttgatacaatgtaaagtttTTAGTGTACAGCTTTTATTGTGGTGTTCATTTGCCATTAATGTCTGTTGGCACTGCTGGCAACAAAAGTTAGTACAAGTGGGAcgaaagtgtcaatattttgtgtggccaccattatttttcagcactgccttaactcttGTGCGTGGAGGTAAAATCATCTTCCACTACTCCATGAGGTGCTGGTGGATTTTGAGCTTTCCTCACAGATGCTCAATCGGGTTTAGATCTGGAGACATACCTTGCAAGTCAAACATTTTTAGCTTCCTCTGCAAGGAAattgtcatcttggaggtgtgtttgggtttATTATTATGTTGCAAAACTGCTGTACGGCCCAGTTCTTTAGGATGAGGGATCGGGCTCTGCTACAAAATGTCACAGCACAAGTTGGGATTCAGCTTCCcagtgctggcagcactcatacaTCCCCAGACTGTGAAGCTACCATTGCCATTGCGCGTAAGCAAGGAACCATTGCCTTGGTACTCCTCACCAGGGCGCCGCAACACATGCTTGGCACCATCTGAGACAAACTGATATTGTTAGACCACAGGACATAGTTCCAGTAATCCATAACCTTTGACACTTGTCTTCAGCAAACAGGCTTTCTTGTGCCTCACTTTTAGAAGAAGCTTACTTTTAGGACAGTGCCATGCAATCAGAATAGGTACAGTATGTGGGATGTTCTCTGACCACTGCAGACAAACTGACTTGCATAAATGAGGTTTTTAACcagcacatatttttttattatttattataagaaaaaaaaaaaacattaatggctgtgtgttgagtcattttgagggcacagaaaatctacactgttatacaagctgtacactgacaacTTTAAATTGTATCAAAGTGTTATATCTTTAGTATAGTcctatgaaaagatataataatctatttacaaaaatatgagtACTTATTTTTGTGAGACAGTGTAAGTCTAAATATGTGAAATTATGTGAATTTTTATGTGAAAAAAATGTGGTTTGGAGTATATGTtgaaatttatttaatatttatctacTGTCTCCCTGGCAGTCCTTAGCTATGTATGTAGTTTATTTTATGATCTGTATTAGTTTTCTGatgaaaatgtaataaatgtatagtTTGCCAAGAAAAATGGACTTCCTGATAAAGCTGAAAAAGAGAGAACTCTTGGCTTTCTATGAACAACCTATGttctaaattctctaaattccATTTTAAGCATGTTTCATTTAAATGACAACAATAAAAAGTCAAATCAAGTAACAAATGCTAAGATAATGAGGAAACCAGATTTGCCTCCAGGGGAATTCCATATACAGgtctagggttgcaacggtatgagattttcacggtatgataaccgtctcagaaaataccgcggtatcacggttatcacggtatcacagtttgttacatatattattaaactgacccttaaagaaattacaacaaaggttttttgttcaattaactatttattgtagaaacctggaacaactatatagataatgtctccttaaaaaaataaactgtataccattaggtgaaggaaaccaggtttttccactactcttaagggcattaagggtgtataaaaaaaaaaaaatatatatatatatatatatatatatacacacacacacacacacacacacgtgtcacacattacatgtcctctaagaagtaaagatcctgtgtttaaaatattcagtacaattatttaagtttaaattatttaatatctgataaactgagcctgggtcagtgtctgatcaacaactgttgtaaacgtccgttttactgccaagttggtatataaccagatactgcagaaagaggggatttatttctgacatgatcctcacaatagatatttctattttaaggctttcacacagagtctggttttaacacatgaaaaacaggcacgtcagaatttgaaaattaacgcatgtaaatgaatggcgtctttcacatccagtccggccaggacctttacacggacacgtgaatccgtcgtagcacgcacttcacgcctgtacctgcgtgcccaaatttcggataactcagcgcttttgcgggcgcttaccgcatgggttgtgcacgactacaaagaggttttatttatgttcagattaaaattataaactaaacacatactttgcgatGCACAgtggggtggtgttctcggagatgggagaacaggtttgacgtatgtccacctttagctgtgactttacggccacattgattataaatcggataaccatcctcgggtgctttcggcgggtctctgaaatagtcccacactgctgattttagtttagcctttttgtaggcggacggagatttgtttagtctgatgcactttctgccgttctcaccgctgtgtgctgagcagctgaagcggagcagagttgcgcatgcgcgggtgagtttctccgctggcttgcgttttaccggtaataagcaaacacacacggtatgataaccgtgcattttaataccacggtataccgtgaaaccggttaccgctgcaaccctatacAGGTCATACAGGGCGAACAGTTCTCCCCCATCCTGTATTTCCATAACTTTTATCTCTGCTTTCCTCACCTCAGCCTCTGGATCGTGAAAAGCAGGATTTGGTAAAGCTGGAGATTATGGCCCGTAATGAGGTTCCTCTGGTGCAGAGTAGCTCCTCTTGGATGAAGGTGCCTGTGGACCTCACTGTGACTGACGTGGATGAGGGACCAGAATTCTCTGCACCCATACTGCGGCTAAAAGTCAAAGAGAACGTAGCCAACGGAACTCTCATTGGAACCTACACAGCCATCGATCCAGAGACGAAGAGCAGCAAGGGCATAAAGTACGAGCCTGTGTGGTCTTATGGTGTCTGTAGTAATTGATTGACATTCTAATTCATTTTGCAGTGACACCTTTGAGGCATAGTTCATTTGAAAAATCTATATTCAAGTTTGATATTGAGTTTATTTATCAGCTCTTAGGGCTGTTTTACTCCAAGAACATAAGTAACATAAGTTgcacacattatattatattggcTACAGTGTTTAAGGGACCAAAATATCCATTGCTTTTTCTAATGCTGACATTGTGTTCCATTTTGGAAAGCAAGTGTCAATTAGAAGCGAAATTATGCCCAGTTTGATTTAGAGCTTGGAGGTTTGTCAACTGCTTGAAGTTGTTGGACATTTGCCCAAGGTACAGATTGCTAGGGCACAAAGTATCTGTCATCTTGGTTGATATTCCTAGAGATtggttcagtgtgtttatgttgccagtattttttttttatctaaacaaCAGTGACATTAAACCATTGTTGCCAAAATTGCTTTTGGTGTACAGGACACCAGCAGTTAAGATGTTATAATACATTGCACAATTTAAAGCATGCTTATTTTGTAAACCTCTTTACAAAAGGTTTCATTCTCAACTTAGTTCTTATACAAAAACCTGTAGATTCTTTCTTCAGCATGTCAGAGATTTCAATGCCATTATAGGTTTTGGGAAAGGAGAAACTAACCCATCACTTTATTTGTTATCCTTTCTCAGGTACTACAAGTTGACTGACCCAGGTTCCTGGATCAATGTGATGGAGACTACTGGTGAATTGAGGACCGCAAACACCATTGACCGAGAGTCACCTCTTGTCTACAATGAGACATACAACATCACTGTCAAAGCTGTGGATGAAAGTGAGTATATAACTATTTCTATGCAAGGGGCAAATATGTGCATCAAAAATAGAATATAACCTTTTCTACAATCATAATGTTTTCTGAATATGCCTACATGTCTACATGGTccgatttataggtttataaagTATTGTAGGCCATTGTATATTACACTATGAAATTATCAGTTCAACACACAATATGAGGTCACGTCCAAAGCAATGGTGTTTCATATATTGTGTGAAACTATGGAAACACTTTCCACCAGAATTGTAGTACTCAGTGGTGCTGCACATTTCCTGCAGATTATCTTGTTGGTGCCTTTTTGGTTGAATTTTAAAATCTGTCATGTTTATCCAAGTCAAGTTTCAAGTTTTTTCCACATATTTACTATTTGCTCCTATTTTGTTTCCTACTCACAATTTTCCATACATTGAAGCAGCACTCACTTGTCACACTTGCGTCAGCAGGGCCCGTTGTTGGGCGTGATCGTTTACAGGTTCAGGATGTTCTTAAAGTTGTTGTGGTTTGTTGTGACTTTCTGCACTAATGTGCATGATCTTTATCTCTGTGTTCAACCGTCTGACAGCAAGTATCACAGAGAGTGGTTTGATGGCATTCTTGAAGAGATCTGTCTTTTGTTCTGTTTAGTTTCCATTCCTGAGACATTCAGCCAGTTGGAGAAAAGAAAAGCCATCGGCTATGGAAGTGTCCTACCATTTTTGATTGATGTTTATTTGCCCATATAATATTAAATAGCAGTTTGGGGAAAACCAAAATTGGTGGCTTTTGGTCTCTAAAAGGGCATGCAGTGTTTGTTCTCTGGTCTAACAGCTGCTGTGGATTTACTATTCACAGTAGGAACCTCAATAAGACCAGTCAGAAATAACAATGATGCTTGTAATAAAAAATGACATCATGTTCAATCCTTCCCATTTCCTAGGTCAGAAGACTGGTACAGGTACAGTCGTGATCCTGATTGAGGATGTAAATGATAACTACCCAGTGATCCCAGTACCAGACCGGACGGTGTGCTCAAAAGAAAATCAAAGGAGCTCTACGACCGTTGAAGCTGTGGACTCTGATAAATCTCCGTATGCTGGCCCTTTTACCTTTGAATTAGGGCCAGGAAATGATGGGAAATGGAAGATCAAGGATCCCAAGCCAGGTACTTTGGAAGAGACTTTAAGGCCTGAAACTGATGGGTTGTGTTTGAGGCCTCTGTTTTGAATTCAGTGAATGTTATTGTGGAAATTTAAGCGCTGCTACGcttatattttaaagaaattattttataacagttattTTACAAGTGTGAGACCACATTGAATCAGTAACAACTAAAGCATAGTAAATACAATGGAGAACACTTAGATTTAAAtctgaatatttaatttttagtaaGTTTGTAATGCTTAAAGTTTAGCACTTTATGGCAGATTAGTCTGTGTCCTCAACCACAATTAATCATTTAAGGCTTTTGTGCAAATCTGGAGTTTAGGCCAATCAAGTTCAATAAAAAACACTCtaccaaattaaaaaagaaatcataaaaatgtatattaaaaatgaAAGTAATCTACATTTAATACAAAATTTTCATGttgataatgtaatgtaaactttGTTTCTTAAAAAGGAGTGCATTTTTACCATTTGGTTTAATACCTTAGGACTTGTAATACAACATTATATAACATGTATAATATAACGTAAtatattataacatttaaaagaaagaaagaatgcaaAGAAATTTGTGTGTACAATTGTCATTATGTTAGTTAATAACTATAATCATAATCTCTTTCATTTGTAGGTACCTCAGTGGTCCTGGAGCAGGCCGAGGACTTGCCGAATGGCCAGTACAAGGTCCCCTTGATTGTGAAGGACCTCCAAGGTGAAGGGACAGAGCAGACTGTAAATATCCAAGTGTGCACATGTGTAAGGGATGGAGAGTGTGCAGCTCAGAAGATTTCTGCCAAACTGGGAGTGTGGGCCGTTCTCGCCATGCTGCTGGCCCTGCTGCTTCTCCTGCTGCTCTGTGAGTGCCCCCTACTGGCCATATTGTGAATTACTAATATACTATAGCGCTCTCTTCACTGTGCTATATTTATATTGACTGCTTTATTCATTACACTGTCCAGAGAGTTCAAGATGCAGACTGGCTTAGGAAATAAGTACCTGTATGATTTGTATAGGCTGCCAAAATATGGCTTAAACTAATGTTTCTGTCCCAGATAATTAGCCTTCTATGATGAAACAGTTAAACTGTCACTgatcatgctgaaaaaaatgtataattagccACAAGAGTGAACTTTTCACCTTGAGATGATGAGCTTGACAGGTTCTTTTTCTTGCTTAAAAGTATGcacattttattagtaatattaatgaGTGATATTTATATTGTGGCTGTCAGTTTTAATCAGTTCTACTCAGTTGCTCACTTGAAAGATCTTTATTGCAAATTCGAGCATCTCGAAAGACACTGACCTGCACCATTTGTCATTCATTTATCCATCATACAACATCAAAATCCAGCTGATGACCCACTTCTGTGCATAAAAACAAACAGCTGAGAACCATGAAACATCCCAACTTACCGTACATGAAGCACATTCTATTTAATGTAGATGTtagagggaaaaataaataagtgtACAGACCCCCCTGCTGGCCAGAGCTTAAACAGCGTCACAGTGTTAACATTACAACAACAGAAaatagtaaacaaaacagtaaataaatgtcCTTTTTAAGGAATTTATATCTTACTTTGATTACAGCTGCATAAATATCGCTTCTACCACTTTTGATAAACTGTGATTTGTATTTCTGGGCTGtctaattacttaaaaaaattcttGCTGCTCATACAATGAGAAATAGAATATTTGTATAGGGTCTTTTTGCCACATATATATTTCTAGAacaatttaatataatgtaattaataatactaataaatataataaataataacagcaAAATACACAATTGATtactaaataagaatattttatatttgagaTAATCAATACCGAGAGATGATCAACCAccaccatctgatactggctcgacaagaatccagaagcatagcgaactatgttcatggtccattgcctcaactcaatctggattcttgtcgagccagtatcagatggtagtggttgctgtgttctgctcacgcaacttataatgtgatttattgtgtgtgattgtgcttaggtaagtgtgttgttgccatagttaaaggaagtgagcttagattaaggagggattctgtttgttcataggttattttttggtaggtctgttacttggcagttgaggcaatggaccatgaacatagtgttaggctgtgcttctggattcttgtcgagccagtatcagattgtggtggttttgctattgttgttagttgagtgagtagtagatcctggctgagccctatgcataaccccagctgttaggtgcaggatttgtcaatttcctgtattatattacttactaaaataaaaaagcaaggaAAATTACAAGTTTATTTTCATTGAGATGTAGTAAATACAGTGtctgtaattaattaaaaacaaacacaattttACCATCAATTCATAACGCACAGTTACTTTGGTGATTTTTATTCATATTCCAAAAGACATTTATTCATAGTCCATTGACCTAAACATAATTGGAACATTGTAAATAGACAATGTTCCAAACAGATTTGCATGCAGGGTAACAGAAGAACATagtaaaatatgtatattatctatagtaaaaataagaaacaaatacaAGCAATGGTGTTTGAATAATGTTTCTCTCTCCCTGTGGCAGGTTTGCTGTTTGTCTTGGTGTGCAGCACGAAGGGAGAGAAACTGCGCATGACTGATGATTATGATGGAACCGGGGGAATGCTGCTCAAATCTAACACTGAGGCTCCAGGGGAGGAAGTGGTGAGAACTCGTTTTTAAACCTCGCCCTTTTGCCAGAAGCGAACAGGGATATAAAGGCTCTTCTTAGAATATGGACGCTGGGTCTAAACAACGCCTCTGAGGAAGAAATTTAAGGCAGTGTTTTGCCTACAGCATTGACTCCTAACCAGGTCCTCCTTTAGCTAGGTCACTTCTTTCTGTTCTAGCTCCAAACTGAACAAACAGGAGCAGTCAGCGCAAGCTTAGTGATGTTCAGTTggtgaataaaacaacagtgtggACTGGCAGAAGGCCCTAGGGAGCTTGATCAgggttttattctgttttgttcttgttgttgttgCTTATATTTGGTgttgtattgtttgtttattgGACCCTATTTATTGTGCGACGCTCTGCTTGCTTAAACAGGGGCGACAAAGGTTTAATATGTCTGGGAACTTAATGATTTAATCCAACACATAATGTATTCCTCCAATTTAAAAAGATTTCAGTCTTATTGGAGATGTTATTCTCTGGTGTGTAGCCCAGTGCGAGTTAAGAGCAGCATGTTTATAGGCTGTAATTGGACTTGGCCTGAGACTTACAATCCCAGATCAATTATATAAAAATCCCCACCGCAAGAGCAACAGTGTCAGAGTTTTACTTTCATTTCAAATCATCTTAACAAATTAGCATTTGGTTAATGTAAGGACTGAGGGCTTAACCTCATACATGAGCCCAGTGTAAATGAAAGATTTCTGCAGGGAATTGATATGTGCAATATTTAAAACTTTTACTGGAGTGTTTGCAATAGCAAGCCTTTCTTAATGGCCATTAAGCAAGTGTAGAGCTATTCTGCTCACATTTATTATTTAGCCTATAATGCTTATCAACCAGAAGCAGAGCAGTAAGCAGCAGGGCCATGATGATGAAGTAATTTACAGCATAGCTATGTGCAAGAGTTCAGAAGTTTAGGATTCTTACACACTGGATAAAAAACACTGTTGACAAAAATTGGGCCAATGTCCTGCTACAAAGCTCCTACTACGAGCCATATGACCTGAATGGTCATTTTTCTCCCAACAGAAAGACACTCTGCTGGTGATGCCTGGCAGTGGAGTAGATATAGTGGATGGCTCCAAAGGGGGAGCAACCATGGAGCATCAGACCATGCTGGGCACTGCAGGAGGGGCCTATGGGCAGCACGCCATACACGGAGGAAGCATGTACCAGACCGGCACCCAGGGCTACATGACCAACCAAAGCATGTTTTCCTCTGGACAGTATGGTGCAGGCTTTTATGGCAACACCATGTACAACAAGTTCTCTGACATGTCCGCTCTGGACACATGGAGGACCAATGAGCTTTACCTGGACAACGTAAGTGGAGCTGGTGACTCGAAATGCATGCACTCTTCTTTCAGACCTAAAGGTCATACTTC
This genomic interval from Astyanax mexicanus isolate ESR-SI-001 chromosome 1, AstMex3_surface, whole genome shotgun sequence contains the following:
- the dsc2l gene encoding desmocollin 2 like, with translation MSRVGPSCALLLLLSVLCYSVESCVQRHVRAQVPETLQAGYAVSRVNLEGCGIKRLQLASSDPDFTIQTDGTILTVSITTVPDSGKSFCIWVQDQRGHKWKVDVSLTPTEQISQKSSNVVLRRAKRRWSPLPFNIKENDPGPFPKDVEFIASDSSLNFSVYYTIDGPGVTTELVGLFSVVPNSGLLRVHQTVDREMYPQFVFTAHAFDRYSNKETDLPLKITVNVNDVNDNAPQFSSPLFFIVPEQSDPGTIVGQVNATDRDEPNTPHTKIRYTLINGTDLFNINPFSGVITTKTNTLDRETQDRYIVKVEIRDMGGASDGLFSQGLASISLGDINDNPPIFKEKAYKAQVQENQANVLVLRIPVEDKDLQGTPNWKAVYEITKGNETGNFWIKTDPTTNEGLLYVTKPLDREKQDLVKLEIMARNEVPLVQSSSSWMKVPVDLTVTDVDEGPEFSAPILRLKVKENVANGTLIGTYTAIDPETKSSKGIKYYKLTDPGSWINVMETTGELRTANTIDRESPLVYNETYNITVKAVDESQKTGTGTVVILIEDVNDNYPVIPVPDRTVCSKENQRSSTTVEAVDSDKSPYAGPFTFELGPGNDGKWKIKDPKPGTSVVLEQAEDLPNGQYKVPLIVKDLQGEGTEQTVNIQVCTCVRDGECAAQKISAKLGVWAVLAMLLALLLLLLLCLLFVLVCSTKGEKLRMTDDYDGTGGMLLKSNTEAPGEEVKDTLLVMPGSGVDIVDGSKGGATMEHQTMLGTAGGAYGQHAIHGGSMYQTGTQGYMTNQSMFSSGQYGAGFYGNTMYNKFSDMSALDTWRTNELYLDNKLAYFGEEEDGRYAADLLKAYGYEGMGSPAGSVGCCSVISDQDTLDFLDSLGPKFRTLADVCTNKAERGQQ